The Tolypothrix sp. PCC 7712 region TGCTCACTATATTGCCCTAATTCTAGTAATTTCTAAATCTAGTATTCCCAAATATCTGAAGTTATTTGTAATTTTGAAGTTCAAATCTACACAGGTAGTTCAATAATAAATTCTGCTCCTTCTCCTAAAGCTGACTCACATTTCAACTTTCCACCGTGGGTTTCTTCGACAATCTGACGCGCGATAGCTAATCCTAATCCGGTACCTTTACCAACTGCTTTGGTGGTAAATAAATGGTCAAAAATCTTGTCTTTTACGGATGTAGTCATACCTTTACCGTTATCTGCGATCGCAATTTTCACTTTTTTATCTACAATTGAGGTGGTAATTGTAATTAGGTTGGGATTGGCTGTAATTTCTGTAAATTTTCGCCCCTGATTGAACTCCTCCAAGGCATCAATAGCATTAGCCAGGATATTCATAAATACCTGATTTAATTGCCCAGGAAAACATTCAACTTGGGGTAAATTACCGTAGTTAGTGATTACTTCAATCGCAGGACGTTGTTCGTTAGCTTTCAGGCGATGTTTGAGAATTAAAATCGTGCTATCTATGCCTTCATGAATATTAAATGGTACTTTGTAATCTTTATCAGCACGGGAGAATGTTCTTAAACTAGTGCTGATATTTTTTAACCTGTCGCACGCCAACATCATTGATGTCATCATTTTTGGCAAGTCTTCTAAGCTATATTCCAAATCAATATCCTCAGCATGATTCAGAATTTCTGCACCTGGCTCAGTAAAGTTTTCCTGATATAAATTTAAGTGGTTAACAATATCATTTAAAGTGGGTTTTGCTTGTGCCAAACTAGCAGCAATAAAGCCCAAAGGATTATTCATTTCGTGAGCGACACCAGCGACTAAATTACCCAAAGCTGACATTTTCTCACTTTGAACAATTTGTAATTGTGCCTGTTGTAAATCTTGTAATGCTTGCTGTGCTTGTTGATAAAGCCGCGCATTTTCAATTGATATTGCAGCTTGGGAGGAAAGTAGTTTGATTACTTGTAGGCGTTCGTTAGTAAATACTCCAGTTGTTAACTTATTTTCGAGATAGATAATTCCTAACAAATGCCCTTGGTTGATAATTGGGGTACATAATACACTATGTGGTTGATGTTGCAGCATATATTCCCCAAGTAAACCAGGAATATTTGTTTGGCAATTATTGATCACCACAGTTTCTTGAGTATTTTTAACGTAATTGATTAGGCTTGTGGGAATATGTTGACAAGTATCTAAGGGTTGTGGTTCAAGAACAGTTTTTATATCTGTTTGGGAAGTTGATTTGTGATCGATAAAGGTGAACGCCTGGACTTGCCATTGATTTTCTTGGGGAAGTATGATGACAGATTTTTTTGCCCCAGAGTTTTCGAGGATAATTAGAGTGAGTTGGGCAATCAATTCGTCTAATTCTAAAGTACTAGAAATGGCTAGCGCTGCTTTGAAAACTGAATTTAAATCTAGGACATCAGAAATACTAGTTTTAGCTGTACAACTAGAAGAAGATGTGGAAGTACTAATAATAGTGGCAATAGTTTCTAGGGGATTTAAACCAAATTTTTGTTGTTGCAGGATGGGTTGTAGTAGTTGCGGATAGCGTTTTTCTAAGTCATCAGTTTTGGCTTTTGCACCCCAACGGGCATAGCAGTAATATGCTTCTTGCATATAGCCTGCGGCAACTTTTGGTTTACCCCAATCTAAATAAAATTTAGCCGCTAGTTCATTGGCTAATGCTTCTTCATAGCCATATTCATTTGCTTGAGCTTGGGTAATTGCTTGCTCATAAAGTTCAATTGCTTCAGTTTTTTCTTGATTGATCCGTGCTTTTTCAGCTTGAATTAGTAGAGATTTGTGTAGGATATTTTCAGGACAAGCTTTTGCCCAAAGATTTAACTTTTCTTCTAAAGGAATCAGTGCTTGCCAGTGGTGTTGTTTTACTGCATATTCACTAGCAGTTTTAGCTAATGCTAAATGCATTAATGCCACATAAAAAACGCTAGAAGGAACTTTAGCATGGCTAGAAATTGTATTTTCAATGATGCTGAGTTGCAAAATTAAATGAGGATAGGCGATTTGGTCATCAAATAAATAAGCATGGCGAATTTTCACAGAATATAACCAAGCCAAGTTATAAGGAGAATTCTGGTATTTTTGCAAATATTGGGCTTCACTAAAACTGTCATCATCAAAAGTAAATCTTGTTTTTGTTAATCCCAGAAGATTGCGAATTGGTTGAATCACCCCTGCGATTAAAGCATCCAAATTATCTAAGCTTTTGATATGCGCCATAAAAGCGGCGTGATTTTGCGCGATCGCATACAAATCTTCTAAGTTCTTTCCGTAAGTCAGGCGATCGGAACCACTCTGCATCATCATAAAGCCGACTGTGAGCCAGTTTCCGGCTTCCATGCCATATTTATAGGCGTTGTTATAGTATTGATCCGCTTCTCTAATTGGGCGACTCCAGCTATGAACATCAGCTGCAAACAAAAAGTTAGTCATACCGCGCACATCAGCATTGTCAAACTGTTCGCACAGTTGTACCGCCATTTCGCCAAATTGATAAGCTGTAGCACAGTCTTTCAGTACGCCATTGGCGATTAAGCCATAACCGACATAACCAAAGGGAGACATATCGCTGTTACCATACTGCAAAGACAGTGTGGTCATTTTGGCGAGTGCTAATAATGCTAAGGTACTTTGACCATCCAGCCATGCCGCATAGAAGAGAATTTGTAAAATTCGCAGGATTTCTGCAATGTTGGCATCTTGCATTTTAGGAGCTGCAAGCATGGATTCAATGCTATGCTGCTCTAAAAACTGCTGAACTGTGGCGATTTCTGCATCTAGGCTAGCTTGGATCTTCTCCTGTGCTTGTGGCATTGTCCACCCAAGCAGCTGTAAACTTTGACGTTGAATAGCGATCGCCTCAGCATTTCTTCCCTGAAGTTGGTACTGAGTCATTTGCACGCGATAAATGATCGCTTGATCCAGGGGAGTTTGAGCATAGGTAAGTGCTTCTTTGTATAAGGCTTCGGCTTGATCAAAGTTACTACAAAGATAAGTGGCTTCGGAACCATCACGATGTAAACTATACATAAGTGTATAGTTCTGATGCCAAGTATTTTCAGATAATAAAGCGATACCAAGGGTGCAATAATCCTGGGCAGCTTGATAAGCGGCTGAAAGTTTGGCTTTTTGACCAGCTTTTAAATTGAGAGTAGCCAATTCTTGTTTTTGCTCATCTGTGGTGATCACAGCTTTTCCCATATTCAGCTGGTTCACCAGGTCAAAAATCCGCTCTTCTTGTTCCTGGGGGGATAAGCCTTGTAACAACAATTGACCAATGCGGAAATGAGTATACTGCTTTTGCTCCTCGGGAATCAATGAGTATGCTGCTTGCTGAACGCGATCGTGGAGGAATTTGTAGGTAACAATCTCGGAACCTTTCACCCCATCCTGCGATTCCCGCCCGACATAGAATTTATAAACTTCACTCTGGGGTAAAATTAGCCCTTCTTGTAAGGCTTTCCATAAAGCTGTAGCAGTTTCAGTTGCCGATTTTTCCCAAATAATCGCCAATGTCACCAAATCAAAAGAGTTACCAATACAAGCCGCAAATTTGAGAATTTCCTGTGTTGTTTCAGGCAATTTTTGTAACTGCAATGCCATGAATTCGACAACATCATCAGAAAGCGATAAGGCCTTGACTTCTGCAATGTCGCATTGCCAATTTCCCTCATGCCAATTAAATTTAATCAATCCATCTTCATATAGTGCTTTGATAAATTGGGTGCTAAAAAATGGATTTCCTCGAGTTTTTTGATAAATTAATTGTGTTAATGGCTGGGCAATTTCCGATGAGCAACTTAAGGTGTCAGCCACCAATTGATTTAAACTAGAGAGGCTCAAAGCTGCCAGGGTAATAGTATTGATAGTAGCTTGAGCTTTGCTAATTTCGTCTAAAGTAAATATTAAAGGATGGGCGGCGGAAACTTCATTATCTCGATAAGCACCAATTAATAATAAGTATCCCCCGTCCGATTCACCCATCAGTAATTCCATCAACTTTAGTGATGCCGAATCTGCCCATTGTAAATCATCTAAAAACATCACTAAAGGATGTTCTTTAGTAGTGAAGACCTGGACAAATTTCTGAAATAATAAATTAAAGCGGTTTTGGGCAGCAGTTCCCGGTAATTTGGTTGCTGGTGGTTGATGTCCAATAATTCTTTCTAATTCGGGAATAACTTCAATAATTACCTGACCATTTTCCCCTAAAGCCGCTAAAATCTTGTTTTTCCAACTTTTAATTTGAGCATCGCTTTCTGTAATTAATTGTCTCATTAAATCACGGAAGGCTTGCACAAATGCAGAAAAAGGAATATTGCGATTAAATTGGTCGTATTTACCTTTAATAAAATAACCGCATTGACGAACAATCGGTTTATGTACTTCCTTAACAACCGCAGTTTTGCCAATCCCAGAAAACCCTGCTACTAGCATCATTTCTGTTGTACCGTGACTAACACGCTCAAATGCTTGCAGCAAGTTTTCTACTTCGCTTTCTCTGCCATATAATTTATCAGGAATAATAAAGCGATCGCATACATCTCTTTGTGCAATTGGGAAACTCTCAATTTTGCCAGTTTCCTGCAGTTGAATTAAGCATTTTTCTAAATCAAATTTCAGCCCTAATGCACTCTGATAGCGGTTTTCAGCATTTTTCGCCATCAATTTGTGCACAATTTCTGAGAGTACAGGAGGAATTTTTGGGTTAATTGTATCTGCTAAAGGTGCAGTTTTCGCAATGTGACAATGTACCAACTCCATTGCATCTGGCGTTGTAAAAGGTAATTCTCCAGTTAGTAATTCATAAAAACTGACACCTAAGGAATAAAAATCAGTGCGATAGTCAATCCCCCGATTCATCCGTCCAGTTTGTTCTGGAGAAATATAACCTAATGTCCCTTCTAAGACATTGGGACTAATTAAAGTTTGCGTTTCTCTTGGTAGTAAAGATGCAATACTAAAGTCAATTAATTTTACCTGTTGCGTTTCTGGGTTAATCAGGATATTGGCAGGTTTAATATCTTTATGAATAATCCGCTCGTGATATAAAATGTCTAAGGTGTCACAGAGTGCGATCGCAATCTTTAAAAATTCCTCTAGACAAATCCCACCTAAAGCCTCTACCCTAGCAAAATCCTTGAGGGAAATCCCCCCAAAGTCTTCCATTACGAACGCATAGCCATTTTGGTAAGCTTCCAAGCTGTAGGTTTGGATAATACTGGGGTAGTTGAGATTTTTGGCGATTGTATATTGATTGCGAAACTGCACTATTTCGCCAAAACTGGGATAAGCATTTTTAAGCAGCTTGATGACTACACCCAAAGAGTCAGCCTCTCGAACTGCGCGATAAACTATAGTTCTGGAACCATTGTAGAGTTCTGCCGCAATCTGATATCCAGGAATACTAACTACTGTGTTAAGCATACTGTCGCATTTTTAAGACTTCAGCATTTATTATTCCCAGTTAGTGACAGTAAATAATTGATTGTTGACTAAATAGTTATTGTCAAACACTTCATTAATGCAGGACTAAAAATACTGTAGCGTTCTTTTATTTTCCTAAAAAAACTAATGATGAGACTATAGTTTTATA contains the following coding sequences:
- a CDS encoding ATP-binding sensor histidine kinase; the protein is MLNTVVSIPGYQIAAELYNGSRTIVYRAVREADSLGVVIKLLKNAYPSFGEIVQFRNQYTIAKNLNYPSIIQTYSLEAYQNGYAFVMEDFGGISLKDFARVEALGGICLEEFLKIAIALCDTLDILYHERIIHKDIKPANILINPETQQVKLIDFSIASLLPRETQTLISPNVLEGTLGYISPEQTGRMNRGIDYRTDFYSLGVSFYELLTGELPFTTPDAMELVHCHIAKTAPLADTINPKIPPVLSEIVHKLMAKNAENRYQSALGLKFDLEKCLIQLQETGKIESFPIAQRDVCDRFIIPDKLYGRESEVENLLQAFERVSHGTTEMMLVAGFSGIGKTAVVKEVHKPIVRQCGYFIKGKYDQFNRNIPFSAFVQAFRDLMRQLITESDAQIKSWKNKILAALGENGQVIIEVIPELERIIGHQPPATKLPGTAAQNRFNLLFQKFVQVFTTKEHPLVMFLDDLQWADSASLKLMELLMGESDGGYLLLIGAYRDNEVSAAHPLIFTLDEISKAQATINTITLAALSLSSLNQLVADTLSCSSEIAQPLTQLIYQKTRGNPFFSTQFIKALYEDGLIKFNWHEGNWQCDIAEVKALSLSDDVVEFMALQLQKLPETTQEILKFAACIGNSFDLVTLAIIWEKSATETATALWKALQEGLILPQSEVYKFYVGRESQDGVKGSEIVTYKFLHDRVQQAAYSLIPEEQKQYTHFRIGQLLLQGLSPQEQEERIFDLVNQLNMGKAVITTDEQKQELATLNLKAGQKAKLSAAYQAAQDYCTLGIALLSENTWHQNYTLMYSLHRDGSEATYLCSNFDQAEALYKEALTYAQTPLDQAIIYRVQMTQYQLQGRNAEAIAIQRQSLQLLGWTMPQAQEKIQASLDAEIATVQQFLEQHSIESMLAAPKMQDANIAEILRILQILFYAAWLDGQSTLALLALAKMTTLSLQYGNSDMSPFGYVGYGLIANGVLKDCATAYQFGEMAVQLCEQFDNADVRGMTNFLFAADVHSWSRPIREADQYYNNAYKYGMEAGNWLTVGFMMMQSGSDRLTYGKNLEDLYAIAQNHAAFMAHIKSLDNLDALIAGVIQPIRNLLGLTKTRFTFDDDSFSEAQYLQKYQNSPYNLAWLYSVKIRHAYLFDDQIAYPHLILQLSIIENTISSHAKVPSSVFYVALMHLALAKTASEYAVKQHHWQALIPLEEKLNLWAKACPENILHKSLLIQAEKARINQEKTEAIELYEQAITQAQANEYGYEEALANELAAKFYLDWGKPKVAAGYMQEAYYCYARWGAKAKTDDLEKRYPQLLQPILQQQKFGLNPLETIATIISTSTSSSSCTAKTSISDVLDLNSVFKAALAISSTLELDELIAQLTLIILENSGAKKSVIILPQENQWQVQAFTFIDHKSTSQTDIKTVLEPQPLDTCQHIPTSLINYVKNTQETVVINNCQTNIPGLLGEYMLQHQPHSVLCTPIINQGHLLGIIYLENKLTTGVFTNERLQVIKLLSSQAAISIENARLYQQAQQALQDLQQAQLQIVQSEKMSALGNLVAGVAHEMNNPLGFIAASLAQAKPTLNDIVNHLNLYQENFTEPGAEILNHAEDIDLEYSLEDLPKMMTSMMLACDRLKNISTSLRTFSRADKDYKVPFNIHEGIDSTILILKHRLKANEQRPAIEVITNYGNLPQVECFPGQLNQVFMNILANAIDALEEFNQGRKFTEITANPNLITITTSIVDKKVKIAIADNGKGMTTSVKDKIFDHLFTTKAVGKGTGLGLAIARQIVEETHGGKLKCESALGEGAEFIIELPV